One Sporosarcina sp. FSL W8-0480 genomic window, TGACTATCCTCCTTGTGGAATTCTTTTCATTCTTTTATTGATAATCAACTGTAGTTTCTTTCCCGTGTCTAATCTTTCCACGCCCGATGGATAAGGAAATTACTGCACAGAGGAAAGAGATAATGACAACAACGCCTCCAACTGTCGCGGTGCTTGTTACCGAATCGGTATGGCCCAATACAACTCCACCGATTCCAGATCCGACCGCAATTCCAATCTGCAAAGCTGAATTATTGAAGCTTTGATGGATATCAGAAGAAACTGGATCCGTTTCGATAATATAATCTTGCTGTGGCGGAGATAGGCTCCAGCTCAATGCCCCCCAAATCATCATGACGATGATGAAAAACGGAAATGAAAATGTTGAATAAGGCAGTACGAAAAGAGTCAAAGCAAAAGAGCCGATTATGATGGGAATGCTTTTCTTCGAACCAATCCAGTTTGCAAGATGCCCTCCGAATGCTCCTCCACCAACTGCTGCAATTCCAAAAAGGAAATAACAGATGCTAATCCAGTATTGGTTAAGATGCAAATTCGTTTCAAGGAATGGAGTGAAATACGCGTAAACGGTGTAATGACCGGCTAACAGGAACATAGTCGCCAAATGTGCAAAAACAATTTTTTTATTCCCAAGTGCTTTAATTTGCGCAGAGAGAGGCTGGGCTTCACCTGACGGAACCTTCTCAAGGAAGAACGAAATGAGAACAAATGAACCGATTGAAAGAATCGCAATCCCTAAAAAGACGCTTCGCCAGCCGAACGCGTTTGTAATGAGAATACCGATAGGCACCCCTAATACGAGGGAAGAACTAATGCCCATAACAATATAACCAATAGCCTTCGCGCGGCGAGGAGCTTCTACAATCCGCGCGGTAATCGTTAAGGAAAGAACGATAAGAAGCGCCGCACTCATGGAAGTGATAACACGGGCAATCATGACAAATGTAAAAGTTGGACTGAAAAAGGTCATAATATTACCGACAAAAAAGACGGCCATCGTATATAAATAAAGCTTTTTCCTTTCGATTTTCACGGTCAAAGAAAGTAAAACCGGTCCAGCAATGGCAAACACGAGGGCATAGACCGATATGAGTTGACCAGCTGTCCCGATTGAAACGTTTAAATCATCAGCAATAATCGGCAAAATTCCACCTACTATTAATTCAACGAGACCTACTGTAATCGTTGAAATAGCTAAAATTAATACTCTTAAATCCATTGAAATTCCTCCTACTCATCTATACTGTGCGCATTCCGCGCGAAAAAATTTTAGGAAAATAAAAAAACCCGATTACAAAGTAAGTTTCACTTTTGTAATCAGGAGTTAACGGTTCCTGGTAGAGACCCTCAAACCATATTATTGAGGTTATACATATATATAAACGTATGAAATTTTCCATTCCCCAATCTAACATGATTCGACAAAAAGTTCAAGAAAAATTTCCTTTTTGCAAGTTGATATGCTTATATAGAGAAATGTATAGAACATTGGAGGAACCGATATGTATGATCCAACAGTATTTGAAAACCTAAAAGTAGCATTTGAAAATAAAATTTATGACTTAGATACAATTGAACATGAGATTACAATACGTAATCGATCGGATTTGATGGACTTCGCCACTCTAACAAGGAAACTGTCCATCCAATTTACGCTAATCCACCAGAAGGAAGTGTCAGCGGAAGTAGTATTGCTGGCCTCTTTACAAGATTTAGCGGATGAGATATTAGAAACCCCGGACAAAGAACCCGGCTGCTCATTGGTATTGCGTTTTACGAAACCTGTGCAACAGGTAGACGAGCAATGTCAGCATATTGAAGAAGCATTAAATGTCATTTGGGAAAATGATGTAGAAGTTAACCAAACGTTAAGTTTCGTATACGGAGAGGAACCATCGGGGTTTTTGAACGTAATTGAAGTGAAATTCAATACGAAAATCAATGAAGAACATATGCGGGAAATCCCGGATTTCCTCAATAGTGTTCTCCTTTCGTTAGGTGTGTTAGATAGCATCTAATCTCGTTAAATAATACCTATTCGGATTCGGGTTAACGCTATATAATGAAGGAGATATGTGTTTATGCGTAATTGCGGGGATTTATGCGTGAATTCACCGATTTATGAGTTTTTACGGGCTGTTATGCGTAAATTGGAGGATTTATGCGTGTCTGGCGTGATTTATGCGGATTTATGATGATTTTTGCTTGTTTTATATACAAAATTAATTTATTGAATCATCTCTAAGGATTGAAGCGGAAGGCGGCGACGCCCGCGGAAAGCGTCCGCCTGAAGCGAAAATCCGTTATTTTAAACGAAGGAAAAGGTGTACAACATATGAGTTTATTAACAGTAACAAACTTAAGCCACGGCTTCGGGGATCGGGCGATTTTTGACGATGTTTCATTTCGTTTACTGCAAGGTGAACGCATTGGACTGATCGGTGCGAATGGGGAAGGTAAATCCACATTCATGAATATCATCACCCGAAAGCTTGAGCCTGACGCCGGAAACGTCACTTGGGCAAAGCGTGTCCGAGTTGGCTATTTGGACCAGCATGTAGTCTTGCAACAAGGAATGAGCATCCGGGACGTCTTACGAACAGCGTTTCAGTACCTTTACGATACTGAAGCCGAAATGAATGCGCTATTCGCTAAGATGGGCGAAGTCGATGCGGATGAACTTGAAAAACTTCTTGAAGAAACAGGTCAGATGCAAGATGAGTTGACGAATAACGATTTTTATATCATCGATTCAAAAGTGGACGAAGTGGCAAACGGGCTCGGCCTTGATGAATTCGGACTCGACCGTGATGTCCATGACCTTAGCGGTGGACAACGGACGAAAGTATTATTAGCTAAACTACTTCTTGAGAAGCCCGACATCCTTCTTCTTGACGAGCCGACGAACTACTTGGATGTCGAGCATATCGAGTGGCTTCGTAATTATTTGCAGAACTATGAGAATGCGTTCATCCTCATTTCGCATGACATTCCATTCCTGAATAGTGTCATTAACTTGATTTACCATATGGAAAATCAGCAGATCTCTCGTTATGCCGGGGATTATGATGAGTTCCTGCGAGTGCATGAGATGAAAAAGCAGCAGGTTGAAGCTGCATTTAAGAAGCAGCAGAAGGAAATTGCGAATCTTAAGGACTTCGTTGCGCGTAACAAAGCGAATGCTGCGACAAGCCGAATGGCAATGTCCCGTCAAAAGAAGCTTGATAAGATGGAAATAATTGAACTGGATGCGGAAAAGCCGAAGCCGCAATTCGACTTTAAACTTGCCCGTACACCTGGTCGTTATTTATTCCAAACGAAAGGGCTTGTAATCGGTTATGATGAGCCACTTTCAAAAGAGTTGGATTTGACGATGGAGCGTGGGCAGAAGATTGCTTTGTCAGGGGCGAATGGTATCGGGAAGACAACACTTTTGCGAAGCATCCTTGGTGAAATTCCGTCACTTTCGGGTTCCGTCGAACTTGGTGAACATCTTGAAATCGGGTATTTCGAGCAGGAGATGAAGACGGAAAATAACCGGACTTGCTTGGAAGAAGTGTGGGATGAGTTCCCTCATTTTACGCAATATGAAGTGCGTGCTGCGTTGGCGAGATGCGGTTTGACGACGAAACATATTGAAAGCAAAGTGAAAGTGTTAAGTGGTGGAGAGCGGGCTAAGGTTCGCCTTTGCAAGCTCATTAACCGTGAAACAAATCTTCTTGTTCTTGACGAACCGACGAATCACCTTGACGTCGATGCAAAAAATGAATTGAAACGGGCGTTAAAGGAATACAAGGGAAGCATTTTACTCATTTCACATGAACCTGATTTCTATGAAGGTGTCGTGACGGATGTGTGGAACGGGGAAAATTGGACGACGAAAATGTTCTGATAAAGATAGGCACCCAAAACGATTGATTCGTTCGGGTGCCTTTCATTAAATATAGCCGTTGATCTTAGATTTGTTTTGCTGATGGATTTCCTCTTCCAACCCCGCTATCGCTTCCTTACGGCGTTCGTTCTTTTCCTTG contains:
- a CDS encoding ABC-F family ATP-binding cassette domain-containing protein, which produces MSLLTVTNLSHGFGDRAIFDDVSFRLLQGERIGLIGANGEGKSTFMNIITRKLEPDAGNVTWAKRVRVGYLDQHVVLQQGMSIRDVLRTAFQYLYDTEAEMNALFAKMGEVDADELEKLLEETGQMQDELTNNDFYIIDSKVDEVANGLGLDEFGLDRDVHDLSGGQRTKVLLAKLLLEKPDILLLDEPTNYLDVEHIEWLRNYLQNYENAFILISHDIPFLNSVINLIYHMENQQISRYAGDYDEFLRVHEMKKQQVEAAFKKQQKEIANLKDFVARNKANAATSRMAMSRQKKLDKMEIIELDAEKPKPQFDFKLARTPGRYLFQTKGLVIGYDEPLSKELDLTMERGQKIALSGANGIGKTTLLRSILGEIPSLSGSVELGEHLEIGYFEQEMKTENNRTCLEEVWDEFPHFTQYEVRAALARCGLTTKHIESKVKVLSGGERAKVRLCKLINRETNLLVLDEPTNHLDVDAKNELKRALKEYKGSILLISHEPDFYEGVVTDVWNGENWTTKMF
- a CDS encoding MFS transporter, with protein sequence MDLRVLILAISTITVGLVELIVGGILPIIADDLNVSIGTAGQLISVYALVFAIAGPVLLSLTVKIERKKLYLYTMAVFFVGNIMTFFSPTFTFVMIARVITSMSAALLIVLSLTITARIVEAPRRAKAIGYIVMGISSSLVLGVPIGILITNAFGWRSVFLGIAILSIGSFVLISFFLEKVPSGEAQPLSAQIKALGNKKIVFAHLATMFLLAGHYTVYAYFTPFLETNLHLNQYWISICYFLFGIAAVGGGAFGGHLANWIGSKKSIPIIIGSFALTLFVLPYSTFSFPFFIIVMMIWGALSWSLSPPQQDYIIETDPVSSDIHQSFNNSALQIGIAVGSGIGGVVLGHTDSVTSTATVGGVVVIISFLCAVISLSIGRGKIRHGKETTVDYQ